The nucleotide window CTAGCCTCCTGTTGAAGCGGTGGAGTGGCTTGCGCTTGTTGTGGTTGCTGCGGCACCTGATATCCTTGTCTCGTCTCTGGTATATTTTGATACGCTTGAGAGACTTGTTGTGGTTGCCCATATGGTTGCTGTGGTTGCCCATACGGTTGCTGTGGTTGCCCATACGATTGCTGCGGTTGCCCATACGGTTGTGGAGGTGGGGGTTGAACATACGGTTGTGGAGGTGGGGGTTGAACATACGGTTGTGGAGGTGGAGGTTGCCCATAAGGTTGTGGAGGTGGAGTTTGCCCATACTGTTGCGGGGGTTGTCCATATGGTTGCGAAGATTGTCCATACGATTGCTGCGGTTGCCCATACGGTTGTGGAGGTGGAGGTTGCCCATACGGTTGTGGTGGTGGAGTTTGCCCATACGGTTGTGGTGGTGGAGTTTGCCCATACGGTTGTGGAGGTTGTCCATACGGTTGTGGAGGTTGACCATACGGTTGTGGAGGTTGACCATACGGTTGTGGGGCTTGCGCATATGGTTGTGCAAGTTGCCCAGTTTGCTGATACGGCTGTTGCGACGGCTGCCATTGCTGGTACTGAGGCCCAAAACTTTGAGCCTGCCCATCATGTCGACTGTGATGCGCTTGTTTACTGTAATTGCCATTTGGgttttcatcatcttcctcctcctcatcttcatcatcaccgttttttttcctccGTTCACGTTCTCTCCTTCTATTGCTAGAATTCTTGCTGGCACTTTTGCCTGCCTTATAACCAGTCTTGGCAACATATTTAGTACCTTGATAGCCATATTTTCCGGCTGTCTTTAACCCAGAAGTAATCGAgcctttgtttttttcccaAAAATCACTCATTAATATCTGATAGCACTTAATAGTCGGGATCCACCCTCTGTGAACAAATATTCGCAAGGCTTTTTGATAACAACTGTCCACTTGTCCTCAGTATTAATTATCTAGATTTCCTAAATATACCTCTAAAATATAGGAGAAgatcattcttttttgacatGCGCGAAACGCCTCTACTGGGTAAATGAGAAATTAAGGTTTGaaacattgaaaagaaagtgaGAGTAACCAAGAAATGATCCATGAGTGGTCATTTTACGTACTAGACGGATCTATTAATTGGAGAACACAATTAGGATCCCTAGAACGCTTACTGCGATCTTCTATTTCAATTGGAAATCAAGTCATCTATGCTGAAGATAGCAGAGAAGGTGCAAAATATGTTAGGAAGCGTTTCGAGATCGAATCAGAGGAACTCATAAGTTTTATGGAGCTGgtagaaaataaaaattttagaatACCGACAATTCTTTCCTTTGCGGGTAATGAATATAtcaaagatttgatttTGGGATGGATACGATCAGAATGTGGAGTCATTATTCTACCGATAGAGTTCAATGGTACATTTATGATTTATGTGGTTGATGCGATCTTTTATGCCAGTACATTGCACTTCTCTGAGACTTACCGTACCAAGCTTATATATGACGTTGATACTGAAAATAAGAACCtaaaaaaacttgaactCGAACTGGATAAGGAtactttgaaaacatttaCAGATATGGAAAAACGATcggtttttgaaaaatgcataATGCCCTATATACGTGAAGAGACAGGGTTaattttggagaaattAACTCTTTCCATGATCTCTTTGGCAGGCTTTGCGAGAATAAATAAACGAGGCATCAGCACTTTCGCAAACACTTTAGAGACCGAAATTTTGCTAACATTGTTGCAAAGATCCCAACTCGATTGAGAAATGTATAAATAAGGGATATTTATGTAGAAATGCAAAGGCTGTCTTGTAGTAATGTTAGTTTTCAAGATCCACG belongs to Zygotorulaspora mrakii chromosome 1, complete sequence and includes:
- the IML3 gene encoding Iml3p (similar to Saccharomyces cerevisiae IML3 (YBR107C); ancestral locus Anc_3.358); its protein translation is MIHEWSFYVLDGSINWRTQLGSLERLLRSSISIGNQVIYAEDSREGAKYVRKRFEIESEELISFMELVENKNFRIPTILSFAGNEYIKDLILGWIRSECGVIILPIEFNGTFMIYVVDAIFYASTLHFSETYRTKLIYDVDTENKNLKKLELELDKDTLKTFTDMEKRSVFEKCIMPYIREETGLILEKLTLSMISLAGFARINKRGISTFANTLETEILLTLLQRSQLD